The following are from one region of the Erwinia billingiae Eb661 genome:
- the malM gene encoding maltose operon protein MalM, which translates to MKKNLLSLCLSLSLLTAAPAVVNAAQNDANTAPAIASQTLRNLSWTPLVPPVTQDVTLGMSSAQINQGQIQGAVAAFALPADRGSLEITLTSIATGKTVYAPNVLVLDEQMRPAAFYPSSYFPYEKPGIVSSDRLEGTLKLTPALGQKQIYLLVYTTRNDLDATTQMVNPAKAYAAGVGNAVPDIPDPVARHTPTGTLSLKVTAEQKAGNVMIGQIFPSSAPAEAAPVVVGSTQAPAPAPAAPAKPSEPMLDDSDAWFNESIKKAVKAGDVDKALKLLDEAERLGSKTARKTFIESVKK; encoded by the coding sequence ATGAAAAAGAATCTGCTGTCACTGTGTCTGTCGTTGAGCCTGCTGACTGCTGCACCTGCGGTGGTGAATGCGGCGCAGAATGATGCGAATACCGCTCCGGCGATTGCAAGCCAGACCTTACGTAACCTGTCGTGGACGCCGCTGGTGCCGCCAGTGACGCAGGATGTGACGCTTGGGATGTCCAGCGCACAGATTAATCAGGGGCAAATTCAGGGCGCGGTGGCGGCATTCGCCTTGCCTGCCGACCGGGGTTCGCTGGAGATTACCCTGACCAGTATCGCCACCGGCAAAACCGTGTATGCGCCAAATGTTCTGGTGCTGGATGAGCAGATGCGTCCGGCGGCCTTTTATCCTTCCAGCTACTTCCCTTACGAGAAGCCGGGCATTGTGTCCAGCGACCGGCTGGAAGGGACGCTGAAGCTGACCCCGGCGCTGGGGCAGAAACAAATTTACCTGCTGGTGTACACCACCCGCAACGATCTGGATGCCACCACGCAGATGGTTAACCCGGCCAAAGCCTATGCCGCTGGCGTGGGCAACGCGGTGCCGGATATCCCGGACCCTGTGGCGCGTCATACGCCAACCGGCACCTTGAGCCTGAAGGTCACCGCCGAGCAGAAAGCCGGTAACGTGATGATTGGGCAGATCTTCCCGTCATCCGCACCGGCCGAAGCAGCACCGGTGGTGGTTGGCAGCACGCAGGCACCTGCGCCAGCGCCAGCCGCACCGGCCAAACCGTCAGAGCCGATGCTGGACGATTCGGATGCCTGGTTTAACGAGTCGATTAAGAAGGCCGTCAAAGCCGGAGACGTGGATAAAGCGCTGAAACTGCTGGATGAAGCGGAGCGTCTGGGCTCGAAAACCGCCCGTAAAACCTTTATCGAGAGCGTGAAGAAGTAA